In the Streptomyces fradiae ATCC 10745 = DSM 40063 genome, one interval contains:
- a CDS encoding CAP domain-containing protein, whose protein sequence is MGRHRRSGAAPAADDHAAGAAGTPRGHRGGRHGKRGLPLRGGLLGASAAMAVGAVAVTSGVLPGGDTFTIGGGASPQERIRTGGPAELDAQGRADAVRSGAAPSAAAPPGASPSLAAPSKSPSPGPSASPTPSAPSSSAAPSTSPARTKSAPPAPAKTRTSAPAPRSEAPPAPEKTAEKPAAKPPSLAPSSRAAALEAAVLELVNRERAKAGCSPVRASTDLGDLARAFSQDMAVRDFFSHTDPDGDGPWERAAQAGVDGLGGENIARGQADAAAVMESWMNSQGHRDNILNCDFTRLGVGVHIAPGGPWWTQNFGF, encoded by the coding sequence ATGGGACGCCATCGACGCTCCGGCGCCGCACCCGCCGCCGACGACCACGCGGCCGGTGCCGCCGGTACGCCCCGGGGGCACCGGGGCGGGCGGCACGGGAAGCGCGGGCTGCCGCTGCGCGGCGGGCTGCTGGGCGCCTCGGCCGCCATGGCGGTGGGCGCCGTCGCGGTGACGTCGGGCGTCCTGCCCGGCGGCGACACGTTCACGATCGGCGGCGGGGCCTCGCCGCAGGAGCGCATCCGGACCGGCGGCCCGGCGGAGCTGGACGCGCAGGGCCGTGCGGACGCCGTACGGAGCGGTGCGGCGCCGTCCGCGGCGGCCCCGCCCGGGGCTTCGCCGTCCCTCGCGGCGCCCTCGAAGTCCCCCTCCCCCGGCCCGTCGGCCTCGCCGACCCCGTCCGCCCCTTCCTCGTCCGCGGCCCCGTCGACCTCCCCGGCCCGTACGAAGTCGGCGCCGCCGGCCCCGGCGAAGACCCGCACGTCCGCCCCCGCGCCCCGCTCCGAGGCGCCGCCGGCCCCGGAGAAGACCGCGGAGAAGCCGGCGGCGAAGCCCCCGTCGCTCGCCCCGTCCAGCCGGGCCGCCGCCCTGGAGGCGGCGGTGCTGGAGCTGGTCAACCGGGAGCGCGCCAAGGCCGGCTGCAGCCCGGTCCGCGCGTCGACGGACCTCGGCGACCTGGCGCGGGCGTTCAGCCAGGACATGGCCGTGCGGGACTTCTTCTCCCACACGGACCCCGACGGCGACGGCCCGTGGGAGCGCGCTGCCCAGGCGGGCGTCGACGGCCTCGGCGGCGAGAACATCGCCCGCGGCCAGGCGGACGCGGCGGCGGTCATGGAGTCCTGGATGAACAGCCAGGGCCACCGCGACAACATCCTGAACTGCGACTTCACGCGCCTCGGCGTCGGCGTCCACATCGCCCCCGGCGGCCCGTGGTGGACGCAGAACTTCGGCTTCTGA
- a CDS encoding AAA family ATPase, with product MHLKALTLRGFKSFASATTLRFEPGITCVVGPNGSGKSNVVDALSWVMGEQGAKSLRGGKMEDVIFAGTTGRPPLGRAEVSLTIDNTDGALPIDYAEVTLTRIMFRNGGSEYQINGDTCRLLDFQELLSDSGIGREMHVIVGQGQLDSVLHADPAGRRAFIEEAAGVLKHRRRKEKALRKLDAMRANLARVQDLADELRRQLKPLGRQAAVARRAAVIQAELRDARLRLLADDLVRLRQALAAELADEAALKERKDRAEAELAAAASREAALEEEVRRLAPRLQRAQHTWYELSRLAERVRGTVSLADARVRSATTQPAEERRGRDPEDLEREAARVREQEAELRAAVEAADRALEDTVAHRAELERALAAEERRLRDAARAIADRREGLARLTGQAGAARSRAAAAQAEIDRLAAAHDEARERAAAAEEEYERLRAEVDALDADDARLAAAHEAAEREQTEAEAALAAIREAATDAERRRAATRARHDALALGLRRKDGTGALLDAADRLTGLLGPAAGLLTVEPGHETALAAALGAAADALAVTGPATAAEALRLLRKQDAGRATLLIAGAPAPPGPEAGAPDGGPAVAPAEAGGPARSGAPAAAECPAASGASVSPAVPGRQADSGVPVSPAVPGRQADSGAPVPGRPTTPPLPDRAEDAAAGPGAGAPRDGRADRPAGLPGGGVFAAGLVRGPDELMPSVRLLLRDVVVVPALEDAERLLRARPGLTAVTADGDLLAAHYASGGSAGAPSLLEVQASVDEAAAELAGLAVRCEELAARQEEATGRCRAHAARAQELRERRRAADREKSDTAQRLGRLAGQARGAAGEAERAAAAVARAQEALDRAAEEAEELAERLLVAEEAPVDDEPDTSVRDRLAADGANARQTEMEARLQLRTHEERVKGIAGRADSLDRAARAEREARTRAERRRARLRHEAEVAGAVAAGARQLLAYIEASLERAERERSAAESAKAAGERDLAAARARGRDLKAELDKLTDSVHRGEVLGAEKRLRIEQLETRALEELGVEAAVLVAEYGPDQPVPPPPPADGGTPRRTGEPGGARGTGGAAGAPEKPAGAGEPTDAGDAGDAGDMEGSGDTGDTGGTGDTETGTAGASAGRPFVRAEQEKRLKAAERAYQQLGKVNPLALEEFAALEERHQFLSEQLDDLKKTRADLLRVVKEVDERVERVFTEAFRDTAREFEGVFSRLFPGGEGRLVLTDPDDMLATGVDVEARPPGKKVKRLSLLSGGERSLTAVALLVSIFKARPSPFYVMDEVEAALDDTNLQRLIGIMRELQESSQLIVITHQKRTMEVADALYGVSMQGDGVSKVVSQRLR from the coding sequence GTGCACCTCAAGGCCCTGACCCTCCGCGGATTCAAGTCGTTCGCCTCCGCCACCACCCTGCGGTTCGAACCGGGCATCACCTGCGTCGTCGGCCCCAACGGCTCCGGAAAGTCCAATGTCGTCGACGCGCTCTCCTGGGTCATGGGGGAACAGGGCGCGAAATCCCTGCGCGGCGGCAAGATGGAAGACGTGATCTTCGCCGGTACGACCGGCCGGCCGCCCCTCGGACGCGCCGAGGTGTCCCTCACGATCGACAACACCGACGGCGCCCTCCCGATCGACTACGCGGAGGTCACCCTCACGCGGATCATGTTCCGCAACGGCGGCAGCGAATACCAGATCAACGGCGACACCTGCCGTCTCCTCGACTTCCAGGAACTGCTCAGCGATTCCGGAATCGGCCGCGAGATGCACGTCATCGTCGGCCAGGGCCAGCTCGACTCCGTCCTCCACGCCGACCCGGCCGGCCGCCGGGCCTTCATCGAGGAGGCCGCCGGCGTGCTCAAGCACCGCAGGCGCAAGGAGAAGGCCCTGCGCAAGCTCGACGCCATGCGGGCCAACCTGGCCCGCGTCCAGGACCTCGCCGACGAGCTGCGCCGCCAGCTCAAGCCGCTCGGCCGGCAGGCCGCCGTCGCCCGCCGCGCCGCCGTCATCCAGGCCGAGCTGCGCGACGCCCGCCTGCGCCTGCTCGCCGACGACCTCGTACGCCTCCGCCAGGCGCTGGCCGCCGAGCTCGCCGACGAGGCCGCCCTCAAGGAGCGCAAGGACCGGGCCGAGGCCGAACTGGCGGCCGCCGCCTCGCGGGAGGCCGCCCTGGAGGAGGAGGTACGGCGCCTCGCCCCCCGCCTCCAGCGCGCCCAGCACACCTGGTACGAGCTGTCGCGACTGGCCGAGCGGGTGCGCGGCACGGTCTCCCTGGCCGACGCCCGCGTCCGCAGCGCCACCACCCAGCCCGCCGAGGAGCGGCGGGGCCGCGACCCCGAGGACCTGGAGCGCGAGGCCGCCCGGGTACGGGAGCAGGAGGCGGAGCTGCGGGCCGCGGTGGAGGCGGCCGACCGGGCCCTGGAGGACACCGTCGCCCACCGCGCCGAGCTGGAGCGGGCCCTCGCCGCGGAGGAGCGCCGCCTCAGGGACGCCGCCCGCGCCATCGCCGACCGCCGCGAGGGCCTCGCCCGGCTCACCGGCCAGGCCGGTGCCGCCCGCTCCCGCGCCGCCGCCGCCCAGGCCGAGATCGACCGGCTGGCCGCCGCCCACGACGAGGCCCGCGAGCGCGCCGCCGCCGCGGAGGAGGAGTACGAGCGGCTGCGCGCCGAGGTGGACGCCCTGGACGCCGACGACGCCCGACTGGCCGCCGCCCACGAGGCCGCCGAGCGGGAGCAGACCGAGGCCGAGGCCGCCCTCGCCGCGATCCGGGAGGCCGCCACCGACGCCGAGCGGCGCCGCGCCGCCACCCGCGCCCGGCACGACGCCCTCGCCCTCGGGCTGCGCCGCAAGGACGGCACGGGCGCCCTCCTCGACGCGGCCGACCGCCTCACCGGCCTGCTCGGCCCGGCCGCCGGACTCCTCACCGTCGAGCCGGGGCACGAGACCGCGCTGGCCGCCGCCCTCGGCGCCGCCGCCGACGCCCTCGCCGTGACCGGACCGGCCACCGCGGCCGAGGCGCTGCGCCTCCTGCGCAAACAGGACGCGGGCCGCGCCACCCTCCTCATCGCAGGCGCCCCCGCCCCGCCGGGACCCGAGGCGGGGGCGCCGGATGGGGGCCCGGCCGTCGCTCCGGCCGAAGCCGGGGGCCCCGCCCGCTCCGGCGCCCCGGCCGCTGCCGAATGCCCCGCCGCCTCCGGCGCCTCGGTCTCCCCGGCCGTCCCCGGCCGCCAGGCCGACTCCGGCGTCCCGGTCTCCCCGGCCGTCCCCGGCCGCCAGGCCGACTCCGGCGCCCCAGTCCCGGGCCGCCCCACGACCCCGCCCCTTCCGGACCGGGCGGAGGACGCCGCCGCCGGGCCCGGTGCCGGCGCCCCTCGCGACGGGCGAGCCGACCGCCCGGCCGGGCTGCCGGGCGGGGGCGTGTTCGCCGCCGGCCTGGTGCGGGGGCCCGACGAGCTGATGCCCTCCGTGCGCCTGCTGCTGAGGGACGTCGTGGTCGTGCCCGCGCTGGAGGACGCCGAGCGGCTGCTGCGGGCCCGGCCCGGGCTCACCGCCGTGACCGCCGACGGGGACCTCCTCGCCGCGCACTACGCGTCCGGCGGCTCCGCCGGGGCGCCCAGCCTCCTGGAGGTGCAGGCGTCCGTGGACGAGGCCGCCGCCGAGCTGGCCGGGCTGGCCGTACGGTGCGAGGAGCTGGCCGCGCGGCAGGAGGAGGCCACCGGGCGGTGCCGGGCCCACGCCGCCCGCGCGCAGGAGCTGCGGGAGCGCCGCCGGGCCGCCGACCGGGAGAAGTCGGACACCGCCCAGCGGCTCGGGCGGCTCGCCGGGCAGGCCAGGGGCGCCGCGGGCGAGGCGGAGCGGGCCGCCGCGGCCGTCGCCCGCGCCCAGGAGGCCCTCGACCGGGCGGCCGAGGAGGCCGAGGAGCTGGCCGAGCGGCTCCTCGTTGCCGAGGAGGCCCCGGTCGACGACGAGCCCGACACCTCCGTACGGGACCGGCTCGCCGCCGACGGGGCCAACGCCCGCCAGACCGAGATGGAGGCCCGCCTCCAGCTCCGCACCCACGAGGAGCGCGTCAAGGGGATCGCCGGCCGCGCCGACTCCCTGGACCGCGCCGCCCGCGCCGAGCGCGAGGCCCGCACCCGCGCGGAACGGCGCCGCGCCCGGCTGCGCCACGAGGCGGAGGTCGCCGGTGCCGTCGCGGCGGGGGCCCGGCAGCTCCTCGCGTACATCGAGGCGTCCCTCGAACGCGCGGAGCGGGAGCGGTCGGCCGCCGAGTCGGCGAAGGCCGCCGGGGAGCGGGACCTGGCGGCGGCCCGCGCGCGGGGCCGGGACCTCAAGGCCGAGCTGGACAAGCTGACCGACTCGGTCCACCGGGGCGAGGTGCTCGGCGCGGAGAAGCGGCTGCGCATCGAGCAGCTGGAGACCCGCGCCCTGGAGGAGCTGGGCGTGGAGGCGGCGGTGCTCGTCGCCGAGTACGGACCGGACCAGCCCGTACCGCCCCCGCCGCCCGCGGACGGCGGAACCCCGCGGCGGACCGGGGAGCCCGGCGGTGCCCGGGGGACCGGGGGAGCCGCGGGGGCGCCGGAGAAGCCGGCGGGCGCGGGTGAGCCGACGGACGCCGGGGACGCCGGGGACGCCGGGGACATGGAGGGCTCCGGGGATACGGGGGACACCGGGGGCACGGGGGACACCGAGACCGGGACCGCCGGCGCGTCGGCCGGCCGGCCCTTCGTCCGCGCCGAGCAGGAGAAGCGGCTCAAGGCCGCCGAACGGGCGTACCAGCAGCTCGGCAAGGTGAACCCGCTCGCCTTGGAGGAGTTCGCGGCGCTGGAGGAGCGCCACCAGTTCCTGTCCGAGCAGCTCGACGACCTGAAGAAGACCCGCGCGGACCTGCTGCGGGTGGTGAAGGAGGTCGACGAGCGGGTCGAGCGGGTCTTCACCGAGGCGTTCCGGGACACGGCGCGGGAGTTCGAGGGCGTCTTCTCGCGGCTGTTCCCCGGCGGCGAGGGGCGCCTGGTCCTGACCGACCCGGACGACATGCTGGCCACCGGGGTCGACGTCGAGGCCAGGCCGCCGGGCAAGAAGGTCAAGCGGCTGTCGCTGCTGTCCGGCGGGGAGCGGTCGCTGACGGCCGTGGCGCTGCTGGTCTCCATCTTCAAGGCCCGCCCCAGCCCCTTCTACGTGATGGACGAGGTGGAGGCGGCACTCGACGACACCAACCTCCAGCGGCTCATCGGGATCATGCGGGAGCTCCAGGAGAGCTCGCAGCTCATCGTCATCACCCACCAGAAGCGCACCATGGAGGTCGCGGACGCGCTCTACGGGGTGTCGATGCAGGGCGACGGGGTATCGAAGGTCGTGAGCCAGAGGCTCCGCTGA
- the coaD gene encoding pantetheine-phosphate adenylyltransferase, giving the protein MRRAVCPGSFDPITNGHLDIIARASKLYDVVHVAVMINKSKQGLFTVDERMDLIRRVTAEYDNVVVEAHHGLLVDFCKERDIPAIVKGLRAVSDFDYELQMAQMNNGLTGVETLFVPTNPTYSFLSSSLVKEVAAWGGDVSHLLPPVVHEALVARLREK; this is encoded by the coding sequence TTGCGCCGAGCAGTCTGTCCGGGGTCGTTCGACCCCATCACCAACGGACACCTCGACATCATCGCCCGCGCCTCCAAGCTGTACGACGTCGTGCACGTGGCCGTGATGATCAACAAGTCCAAGCAGGGCCTGTTCACGGTCGACGAGCGGATGGACCTCATCCGCCGGGTCACCGCCGAGTACGACAACGTGGTGGTGGAAGCCCACCACGGCCTCCTCGTGGACTTCTGCAAGGAGCGCGACATCCCGGCCATCGTCAAGGGCCTGCGCGCGGTCAGCGACTTCGACTACGAGCTCCAGATGGCCCAGATGAACAACGGCCTGACGGGCGTCGAGACGCTGTTCGTGCCGACCAACCCGACGTACAGCTTCCTCTCCTCCTCGCTGGTCAAGGAGGTGGCGGCGTGGGGCGGCGACGTCTCGCACCTGCTGCCGCCCGTCGTCCACGAGGCGCTCGTCGCCCGGCTGCGCGAGAAGTGA
- a CDS encoding ATP synthase F0 subunit B — protein sequence MDVQKKLDEIVEAVGSARSMPMSASCVVNRAELLAKLEEVRQALPDSLARAREVIGGREQMVEEAHREAERIIAAAHAERGSLISDSQVARQSQEEADRILAEARREAEEIRAEADDYVDSKLANFEVVLTKTIGSVDRGREKLLGRGPGLDEQGFADEDAPEYSSDPQTLVHRADAYVDAKLSAFEAVLSKTLEAVGRGRQKLHGRTATDALGEHMAAQDAAGPGQLHTSDADYLAGLAEQADFQPAAMAAPVAPPEPAAAPQAPPPPAHQPDPYGYPAQQPQDAYGYQQDPYGYAQQGYDQNGYATHGYGAQQDPYAYQQPLADHSAQPPQQPHQQTAALDETSFFDTSMIDLEQLRRYEQGRGQGH from the coding sequence GTGGACGTGCAGAAGAAGCTCGACGAGATCGTCGAGGCGGTCGGCAGCGCCCGGTCCATGCCCATGTCGGCCTCCTGCGTGGTGAACCGCGCCGAACTGCTCGCGAAGCTGGAAGAGGTGCGCCAGGCGCTCCCCGACTCCCTCGCCCGGGCGAGGGAGGTGATCGGCGGCCGGGAGCAGATGGTCGAGGAGGCCCACCGGGAGGCGGAGCGGATCATCGCCGCCGCCCACGCCGAGCGCGGCTCCCTCATCTCCGACAGCCAGGTCGCCCGGCAGTCCCAGGAGGAGGCCGACCGCATCCTCGCGGAGGCCCGCCGGGAGGCCGAGGAGATCCGCGCCGAGGCGGACGACTACGTCGACTCCAAGCTCGCCAACTTCGAGGTCGTCCTCACCAAGACCATCGGCTCCGTCGACCGGGGCCGCGAGAAGCTCCTCGGCCGGGGCCCCGGCCTGGACGAGCAGGGCTTCGCCGACGAGGACGCCCCCGAGTACAGCTCCGACCCGCAGACCCTGGTCCACCGCGCCGACGCGTACGTCGACGCCAAGCTGAGCGCCTTCGAGGCGGTGCTCAGCAAGACCCTGGAGGCCGTCGGACGGGGCCGCCAGAAGCTGCACGGGCGCACCGCCACGGACGCCCTCGGCGAGCACATGGCCGCCCAGGACGCGGCGGGCCCCGGCCAGCTCCACACGAGCGACGCCGACTACCTGGCCGGCCTGGCCGAGCAGGCCGACTTCCAGCCCGCCGCCATGGCCGCCCCGGTCGCGCCGCCCGAGCCGGCGGCCGCCCCCCAGGCCCCGCCGCCGCCCGCGCACCAGCCCGACCCGTACGGGTACCCGGCCCAGCAGCCCCAGGACGCGTACGGCTACCAGCAGGACCCCTACGGGTACGCCCAGCAGGGTTACGACCAGAACGGCTACGCCACCCACGGCTACGGCGCCCAGCAGGACCCGTACGCCTACCAGCAGCCCCTGGCGGACCACAGCGCGCAGCCGCCCCAGCAGCCGCACCAGCAGACGGCGGCGCTCGACGAGACCAGCTTCTTCGACACGAGCATGATCGACCTGGAGCAGCTGCGCCGCTACGAGCAGGGCCGCGGCCAGGGCCACTGA
- the rsmD gene encoding 16S rRNA (guanine(966)-N(2))-methyltransferase RsmD: protein MTRVIAGAAGGRRLAVPPGNGTRPTSDRAREGLFSTWQSLLGTLDGIRVADLYAGSGAVGLEALSRGAAHALLVEADARAARTVRENVRALGLPGAEVRAARAEQVVAGPPPAEPYDAVFLDPPYAVSDDDLREILLTLRLQGWLAAEALVTVERSTRGGAFDWPDGFEPLRARRYGEGTFWYGRAAAACEDAP from the coding sequence ATGACCCGCGTGATCGCCGGAGCGGCCGGTGGACGCCGCCTGGCCGTACCGCCGGGCAACGGCACCCGTCCCACCTCCGACCGGGCGCGCGAGGGCCTGTTCTCCACCTGGCAGTCGCTGCTGGGCACCCTCGACGGCATCCGCGTCGCCGACCTGTACGCCGGGTCCGGGGCGGTCGGCTTGGAGGCCCTGTCGCGGGGCGCCGCGCACGCCCTGCTGGTGGAGGCCGACGCCCGCGCCGCCCGCACCGTCCGCGAGAACGTCCGCGCGCTCGGCCTGCCCGGCGCCGAGGTCCGCGCGGCCCGTGCCGAGCAGGTCGTCGCGGGACCGCCGCCGGCCGAGCCGTACGACGCGGTCTTCCTCGACCCGCCGTACGCCGTCTCCGACGACGATCTTCGGGAGATACTCCTCACACTCCGCCTCCAGGGGTGGCTCGCGGCCGAGGCCCTCGTCACCGTGGAGCGCAGCACCAGGGGCGGGGCGTTCGACTGGCCGGACGGATTCGAGCCACTGCGGGCCCGTCGCTACGGCGAGGGAACGTTTTGGTACGGTCGCGCCGCCGCTGCGTGCGAAGACGCACCATGA
- the rpmF gene encoding 50S ribosomal protein L32 codes for MAVPKRKMSRSNTRHRRSQWKAAVPTLVSCERCQEPKQQHIACPSCGTYNKRQVLAV; via the coding sequence GTGGCTGTTCCGAAGCGGAAGATGTCGCGCAGCAACACGCGCCACCGCCGGTCGCAGTGGAAGGCTGCGGTCCCCACCCTGGTTTCGTGCGAGCGTTGCCAGGAGCCGAAGCAGCAGCACATCGCGTGCCCCAGCTGCGGCACGTACAACAAGCGCCAGGTCCTCGCGGTCTGA
- a CDS encoding acylphosphatase: MSDEARITAWVRGRVQGVGFRWFTRENALEIGGLTGFALNLDDGRVQVVAEGPRENCHRLLDWLRSGDTPGRVDGVTEIWDTPRGGYEGFQVR; encoded by the coding sequence ATGAGCGACGAGGCACGGATCACGGCGTGGGTACGCGGACGGGTACAGGGAGTGGGCTTCCGCTGGTTCACCAGGGAGAACGCCCTGGAGATCGGTGGCCTCACCGGATTCGCCCTCAACCTCGACGACGGCCGCGTCCAGGTCGTCGCCGAAGGGCCGCGTGAGAATTGCCACCGTCTCCTGGACTGGCTCCGCTCCGGCGACACACCCGGCCGGGTCGACGGCGTCACTGAGATCTGGGACACGCCGCGCGGTGGTTACGAGGGATTCCAGGTGCGCTGA
- the mutM gene encoding bifunctional DNA-formamidopyrimidine glycosylase/DNA-(apurinic or apyrimidinic site) lyase, with amino-acid sequence MPELPEVEVVRRGLERWVSGRTVASVEVLHPRAVRRHPGGGPDFAARLTGHRIGAARRRGKYLWLPLDDTDASVLGHLGMSGQLLVQPEDAPDEKHLRVRVRFADTLGTELRFVDQRTFGGLSLHDNTPEGLPDVIAHIARDPLDPAFDDAAFHAALRLRRTTIKRALLDQSLISGVGNIYADEALWRSRLHYDRPTALFTRPRSYELLGHVRDVMNEALAAGGTSFDSLYVNVNGESGYFDRSLDAYGREDEPCRRCGTPMRRRPWMNRSSYFCPRCQRPPRPTAAPRP; translated from the coding sequence GTGCCCGAGCTGCCCGAGGTGGAAGTCGTCCGGCGGGGTCTCGAACGCTGGGTGAGCGGCCGCACGGTCGCCTCGGTCGAGGTGCTGCACCCGCGCGCCGTGCGGCGCCACCCCGGGGGCGGCCCCGACTTCGCCGCGCGCCTGACCGGCCACCGCATCGGCGCGGCCAGGCGGCGCGGCAAGTACCTGTGGCTGCCGCTGGACGACACGGACGCCTCCGTCCTCGGCCACCTCGGCATGAGCGGCCAGCTCCTCGTCCAGCCCGAGGACGCCCCCGACGAGAAGCACCTGCGCGTGCGGGTGCGCTTCGCCGACACGCTCGGCACCGAACTGCGCTTCGTCGACCAGCGGACCTTCGGCGGGCTGTCCCTGCACGACAACACCCCCGAGGGCCTGCCCGACGTCATCGCGCACATCGCCCGCGACCCGCTGGACCCGGCGTTCGACGACGCGGCCTTCCACGCGGCCCTGCGGCTGCGGCGCACCACCATCAAGCGGGCCCTGCTGGACCAGAGCCTCATCAGCGGCGTCGGCAACATCTACGCGGACGAGGCGCTGTGGCGCTCCCGCCTCCACTACGACCGGCCCACCGCCCTGTTCACCCGGCCCCGCTCGTACGAACTGCTCGGCCACGTCCGGGACGTGATGAACGAGGCGCTCGCGGCCGGCGGGACCAGCTTCGACAGCCTGTACGTCAACGTGAACGGCGAGTCCGGCTACTTCGACCGGTCCCTCGACGCGTACGGCCGCGAGGACGAGCCCTGCCGGCGCTGCGGCACCCCGATGCGCCGCCGCCCGTGGATGAACCGGTCCAGCTACTTCTGCCCCCGCTGCCAACGCCCCCCGCGCCCCACGGCCGCGCCCCGCCCCTGA
- a CDS encoding YceD family protein codes for MFDTHELGRRPGALQRLTREVAAPADLGIDGVIGVPQGSPVELDIRLESVMEGVLVTGTARASAEGECVRCLEPLSREVEADFQEMFSYPDTDDRGRHAASGDDAEDDEGIIPLEDGMFDLEPVLRDAVVLALPMQPVCREDCAGLCPECGANLNDDPDHHHDAVGIRWAALQGLADSLGTGEKDDMSGAEPGVDEKQEK; via the coding sequence GTGTTCGACACGCACGAGCTGGGGCGGCGTCCCGGCGCGCTCCAGCGGCTCACCCGCGAGGTGGCGGCCCCCGCCGACCTCGGGATCGACGGAGTGATCGGCGTACCGCAGGGCTCGCCCGTCGAGCTCGACATCCGCCTCGAGTCGGTCATGGAAGGGGTGCTCGTCACAGGCACCGCCCGTGCGTCGGCCGAGGGGGAGTGCGTAAGGTGTCTGGAGCCGCTGAGCCGAGAGGTCGAGGCGGACTTCCAGGAGATGTTCTCGTACCCCGACACCGACGACCGGGGCCGCCACGCGGCCTCGGGCGACGATGCCGAGGACGACGAGGGCATCATCCCCCTCGAGGACGGCATGTTCGACCTCGAGCCCGTGCTGCGTGACGCGGTGGTGCTCGCACTGCCGATGCAGCCGGTGTGCCGGGAGGACTGTGCGGGACTGTGCCCCGAGTGCGGGGCCAACCTGAACGACGACCCGGACCACCACCATGACGCCGTCGGCATCCGTTGGGCGGCACTGCAGGGACTCGCCGATTCACTCGGAACCGGTGAGAAGGACGACATGAGCGGCGCCGAACCGGGCGTCGACGAGAAGCAGGAGAAGTAG
- the rnc gene encoding ribonuclease III, producing the protein MRGTVSSQKTADEAAGKQAENTASSHTLLEGRLGYQVESALLVRALTHRSYAYENGGLPTNERLEFLGDSVLGLVVTDTLYRTHPDLPEGQLAKLRAAVVNSRALAEVGRGLDLGSFIRLGRGEEGTGGRDKASILADTLEAVIGAVYLDQGLDAASELVHRLFDPLIEKSSNLGAGLDWKTSLQELTAAEGLGVPEYLVTETGPDHEKTFTAAARVGGVSYGTGTGRSKKEAEQQAAESAWRAIRKAADEREAAAAAGAEASEAAAASGAPAGEAPSDADPATADQAPA; encoded by the coding sequence GTGAGAGGCACCGTGTCCAGCCAGAAGACGGCGGATGAAGCCGCCGGGAAGCAGGCGGAGAACACGGCCTCGTCCCACACGCTTCTGGAAGGGCGGCTCGGCTACCAGGTCGAGTCCGCCCTTCTGGTGCGTGCGCTGACGCACCGTTCGTACGCGTACGAGAACGGCGGTCTGCCCACCAACGAGCGGCTGGAGTTCCTCGGGGACTCCGTGCTCGGCCTGGTGGTCACGGACACGCTGTACCGCACCCACCCCGACCTGCCCGAAGGCCAGCTGGCCAAGCTGCGGGCCGCGGTGGTCAACTCGCGTGCGCTGGCGGAGGTCGGGCGCGGGCTCGACCTGGGCTCCTTCATCCGGCTCGGCCGGGGCGAAGAGGGCACGGGCGGCCGGGACAAGGCTTCCATCCTCGCCGACACCCTCGAAGCGGTGATCGGCGCGGTCTATCTCGACCAGGGCCTCGACGCGGCGTCCGAGCTGGTCCACCGGCTCTTCGACCCGCTGATCGAGAAGTCCTCGAACCTCGGTGCGGGCCTGGACTGGAAGACCAGCCTCCAGGAGCTGACCGCGGCCGAGGGTCTCGGTGTGCCGGAGTACCTCGTCACCGAGACGGGGCCCGACCACGAGAAGACCTTCACTGCTGCCGCCCGCGTCGGTGGTGTCTCGTACGGCACCGGCACCGGCCGCAGCAAGAAGGAAGCGGAGCAGCAGGCGGCGGAATCCGCCTGGCGCGCGATCCGCAAGGCCGCCGACGAGCGCGAGGCGGCGGCCGCCGCCGGTGCGGAGGCGTCCGAGGCCGCGGCCGCCTCCGGGGCCCCGGCCGGGGAGGCGCCGTCCGACGCGGACCCCGCGACAGCGGACCAGGCCCCGGCCTGA